The following nucleotide sequence is from Sphingomonas panacisoli.
GGCATGCCCGACGCCCGATACGGCAACCACGAATGGACAGTGAACGAGGGAGATCATGATGTTCAGAAGTTCGACGGCGACGGTTGTCGCTCTCGCAATGTGCCTGTCGAGCGGGGAGGCGCTGGCCCAGAGCAAGATGGCCAAGCCGAGCAGCGGCCAGAAGCTGCAGGAAGCGACGATGAACGACGTGCCGCGGTGCACGCGCAAGCTCGGCACGCTGTCGATCGTCGATGGCGACGATCCGCGCGCCTGGACGCAATATTCGCTGGCCCCGCCGCAAAAGCTGCTCAAGGTCCTCGTCCAGCGCTCGGGCTGCTTCAATCTCGTCGATCGCGGATCGGGTCTGCAGGCAGCCGAGCGCGAGCGTAACATCGGTGGCGGCCTCGGTCTGCAGCGCGGTTCGAACGTCGGCAACGGTCAAATCAAGGCGGCGGACTATGTCCTCATCGCTGAAATCTCCGGCGCCAACAGCAACGTCAGCGGCGGTGGCGCGGGTGCCGCGGTCGGCGGCATCATCGGCGGCGGAATCGGCGGGCTGATCGGCGGGATCCGCAGCAAAAAGATGGAAGCCAACACCGTCCTGTCGCTGACCAACGTCCGCACGACCGAGACGATCGCCACCGAAGAAGGCTATGCCGCCAAGAACAGCCTCGGCTTTGCGGCCGGCGGCGGCGGTTTCTGGGGATCGGGCGGCGCGGCGGCGGTCGGCGGCGGTTACGACAACACCGACATCGGCAAGATCATCACGATCTCGTTCATCCAGGCCTATTCGAAGATGGTCACCTCGCTCGGCCTGGTTCGGCCTGGTGACACCGGAACCGCCGAAGCGGCGCCGGCCAAGACCTTCCAGGCGCAGCGGCCGGTGGCGATGCGCGTCGCGTCGCTGGGCACGGCCAAGGTCATCCGTACCCTGCCGCCCGGCGCGATCGTCTATCCGACCGGCAACAAGAACGGCCTGTGGTGGGAAGTCGCCGACGAGAACGACAATGTCGGCTGGGTGCTCAACACCGGCCTCGCGCCGACGCAATAATCGTACGACGCGAGCGTGATCGCTCGCGGGCTGGGTTGCCACGGCGACCCCAAACGCTAGCATCCCCCTCCTGACCAATGTCGGGAGGGGAAATGCGCCACGTCGCAATCATCGGTTCGGGGCCGGCGGGCTATTACACCGCCGAAGCGTGCCAGAAGCAGTTCGGCGACGCGGTGCGGGTCGATATCATCGACCGCCTCCCCGTCCCCTACGGTCTGATCCGCACCGGCGTCGCGCCCGACCATCAATCGATCAAGGGCGTCAGCCGCCGCTACGAAGCGACCGCGCTGTCGGACAATGTGCGCTTCGTCGGCAACGTCACGGTCGGCAAGGACGTGACGATCCCGGAATTGCTCGACCTGTACGATGCTGTCGTCATGGCGACCGGCGCACCCGCCGACCGGCCGCTCGGCATTCCCGGCGACGATCTGCCCGGCGTCGTGGGGTCGGCCGCGTTCGTCGGCTGGTATAACGGCCACCCCGACTTCGCCGACCTCGCGCCCGTGCTGAGCGGCCCCGGCGCGGTCGTCGTCGGTGCGGGCAATGTCGCGCTCGACGTTGCGCGTATCCTGGCCAAGACCGGTGAGGAGTTTGCCGGGTCGGACATTGTCGGCCACGCGCTCGATCATCTCGGCACCGCCGCGCACGAAACGATCACGATCCTCGCGCGGCGGGGCCCGCATCAAATCGCGATGACGCCGAAGGAACTGGGCGAGCTCGGCCATTTGTCGCGCGCCGCGCCGCACGTCGCCGCCGACGATCTGCCGCCGGAAGCCGACGACGCGCCGCTTGAGCCGGGCCTGCGCAAGTCGGTCACCCATCTGCGCAACTTCGCGACGGTCGACGTTGCGGCCAAGCCGATCACGATCGACTTCGATTTCTACGCGATGCCGGTCGCGATCGAAGGCAACGGCAAGGTCGAGCGCGTTATCGTCGAACGCACCGCGATCGGTGCGGATGGCGGCGCGCACGGCACGGGCGAAACCTATGCAGTGCCGGCGGCGCTGGTCGTGAGCTGCATCGGCTATCGCACGCCACCGATCGAAGGCGTCCCCTACGACGCCAAGCTCGGGCGCTTCGCCAATGTCGAGGGACGGATCGGCCCCGGGCTGTACGCCGTCGGCTGGGCGCGGCGCGGGCCGACAGGAACGATCGGCACCAACCGCCCCGATGGCTTCCTGATGGCAGAGCATATCGCCGAGGACACGATCGACGACAGCGGCAAGGCCGGCCGCCCCGGGCTCGACGCGTTGCTCGTCGAACGCGACACCGACGTCGTCACTTTCCGCGATTGGCAAAAGATCGAAGCCGCCGAAACCGCCGCCGCGCGCGACGGATCACCCCGCGAAAAGTTCACCAGCATCGACGCGATGCTGGCGGCGCGCGGTGGGTGATTCATCTGCTTGCACGTTAGGATTTGCCTCGGTATAGGCCCCGCTTCCAAGCAGCGGCCGGTCGCGACATATCGCCCGTCCGTCACTCCGTCGGGGAGTAGCTCAGCCTGGTAGAGCACTGCCTTCGGGAGGCAGGGGCCGGAGGTTCGAATCCTCTCTTCCCGACCATTTCTTACCTGCTGATTGGAACTAGGCACCGTTTTCCGGCTGGGGGGCATCGGACACGACCGACGTTTGGTCGTGCCGCCAGGATTGTTCGATCTGACGGCGACGATTGTTGAGCGGACGTTCGATCCAGCGGTGCATCGCCAGGGCGTAAGCGATCGACGCGGCGAAGGCGCCCAGCGTCGCGGCGACAGGATGCGTGCCGTCCGCTGGCGAGAAGGCCATGATCATACCGGTATGGACGAGGTACAACGTGTAGGAGAGCGTCGCGATCTGCCGCGTCAGCTGGTTGTTCAGCGCCGCCGCCACCACTCCCGTATCGCGGATCGCGACGTTGAACAGGACCAGTAGTCCGCATCCCTGGATGGTGTAGCGGTATGTCTGCCGGAACGCTTCGTCACGGATCGTGAACGTGGGCAGCAACAGGGCCGTGGCCAGCAGGTAGCCGGCCACCCCTTTGGGCAGGACGTCCTTCCGGTCGATCACCGGGTTGTTCCACAAAGCGAGGATCGAGCCGAACAGGATCGAATCGATCCGCGTATGGGTCCAGAAGTTGATGTCCTTGAGATCGACCACCCGCTGCGCTTCCGACAGCCGAACCCCCAGCACGATCGCGCAGAGCCCCACCAGCACGATCGCGCACTGGGCCATGCTGAACCGCCGCGCCAGCATCCACAGGAGCAGCGGGAAAGCGACGTAGAAATGCTCTTCGACCGCGAGCGACCACAGGCCGATCGGCACGCCGCTGACCGAGAAATAGTTGGTTAGAAATGCGAGATCGAACGGCACGCCGATCCACGACAGCGGGTGGATGACGCCGATCAGCGACAGCACCGCCAGGAACGCGATGGTGATGTACATCGGCGGCAGGATGCGAACCGCGCGGCGCAAGTAGAATTGGCGAAAACTAATCCGCCCATGCTGCTCGAACTCACGCCGCAGCAACGTGGTGATCAGATAGCCGCTGAGAAAGAAGAACAGGGTGACGCCGAACTGACCCGGCATCACGTTCTGCAAGCCGACGTGCGAGCACATGACGATCGTGATCGCCAGCGCGCGCAGACCATCCAATGCGGGAATCTCCGCTTGATGTCGCGTCGCACCGTCGGTCACTATCGCCACGGCTCGCCTCTTTTTGCGACTAGCGCCCCGTCGTCGGCGCTATCTCAATTACTCGGCGTCGCTCCGCCCGGCGCGGGCAACGCGCCCGGCGCACCCGGCGTGCCCGCCGGCGGGGCCGAGAAGCCCGGTTGATACTGGATCTTCACCTTCGCCTTTTCGGCCGCGAGGCGCTGCTGCAGCATCTTGCCGAGTTCGGCGTTGCGCACGGCGTTGGTCGCGAACGGACGCACCTGATCGCCCGTCATCGGCGCCGGCTTGTTGCCGGTGATGACGCTGACCGCGACCTTCGCGCCCATCGGCACGACGAACGGCTCGCCCGACGGCACCTTCAGGATCTGGGCCATCATCGGCGCCGGCACCATCGCCGAGTCCATCTGGGCATTCCCGCGCTGATACTTGATGCCGTTGCTGTCCAGGACCTTGGTGACGTCATCCATGGTCTTCGCGGCGGCGAGACCCTTGACGTAGTCCTGGCGCTTCGGCGTATCGAACTGCAGCTGATCGACCGTGTAGATCGTCCGCGCCGCGAACATGTTCGAATTGTCCGTCATGTACTTGTCGACCTGACCGGCGGCAGGCGCCTTCATGCTGCCGGCGACCTTCTTCGCCAGCATCTGGACGAGCAGCGCGTCCTCGAGCTGCTGGCGGCGGACGATGAATTCGGGGTTCTGGTCTAGACCATCGGTGCGCGCGGCCTTCGCCAGCACCTTGCGCTCGACGATCCGCTCAAGCGCGGCATTCTGCACCAGCTTCTTGTCGGCGCCCGCGGGGATCTGCATCGACGCGAGTTCGGCGTTCAGCTCGGTCAGCGTGATTTCGTCGCCGTCGATCGTCGCCACGACCTGACCGGTCGGCTTCGAATGACAGCCCGCGACGAGCGAAGCAGCGCCCACCGCCAGCAACAGCCAGCCGCGACGGCGCGAAGAAAACTTGGTCATGTCCATCAGTCCTTCATGTGAATTTCGAAAAAAAACGTCGATCCCAAACTCTTCTAGGCCAGCGGTCCGAACAGTATCCGGCGCAACTGAGGCGCCGCCGCATTCCGCAAGTCTTCGATAAACTTGATCATTAGTGGTCGGCTCGATGCCATATCGTCGTTCGGCATCGACACGCGCGCAAGCATTCCATCGGGGTTGATCCGTGCCAGGTTGGCACGCAGCACGGCGAGCCGCTGTTCCGACCAGCGCACCGGGAATGCTTCGCCGATTCGGGTCCAGTATAGGACTTGCTCGCTCCGGCTGTTGCCGATCGCCGAAAAGGCGTTGGCAGGCAGGACCCGATCGGAGGCCAACGGAATCTCGGTGGCGACGGTCGGGGACAGGGTATAGCCGCCCGCCGGATAGCAGATTTCCGGCCGATGGATCTGCAACACGCCGTCCTGGAAATTCTTGTAGGCGATCAGCAGCATGATCACCTGCCCCGCCGGGTCGGAGTACGTCCGGGTGACCAAATTGTCGTACAGTCGCGCGGACAATGCGTCCTCGGGCGGCAGGACCAGCCCGCTGGTCTGCTGGAAATGCCACGACCCGATCGTATCGGGGACCAGCGCGTTGAACTTGTCGCTCGCGATCGCCGGCGCGATCGGCTGCGGGATGCGCGACATCGCCGCGCCGGACGCCGCGAGCATCGCACCACCCGCAATGAATGCCCGCCGATTGACGCGGGGGCCGAACCCCGGCTTGCCGTCGTCGGTCATACCGCCGCTCCTCCTGCATCGACCGGTGCCGGGTTGTTCTCCGACTTGATCCGCCCAAGGATAGGGCCGACCGCGGAGTCGATCCCGAACAGGATCAGCAGCGCCGCTGCGAACATCGTCAGCCCGGCGAAATTGTGCAGGAAGCCCTGCGCCGCCGCTTCACCGGCATAATAGGTCAGCAGGATCAGGATCAGCACGCGGACGAAATTCGCCGCCATCGCGACCGGAATGATGAACAGCGCCAGCACCGCCGCGCGCGCCAGATTACCGGCATGGCGGACATAGATGTAGAATGTCGCAAGCACCGATAGCGAGATAATCGAGTTGAGCCCCGCGCAGGCGGCCGCCACGAGCAACTGATATTGGCCGATCTGGATCGACACGCCGGTATAGCCGATCGGATAGCCGAACAGCGACAGCAACCACACCGCCGTTTCCGTGATCGCGATCTTCATCGGTAGCGTCAGCGCGTAGACCACCGTATCGGGCGGCGGAAAGACGAACGCCATATAGAACAACGGAAACGCCAACCGCCGAAGCACCGCGCCGCCCACGATGGCATAGGCGCCGGTGAGCAATACCGCGTACATCACATAGCCTTCGATCTCGACGATCTGCGAGATGCGGGCGACGACGTACAGCGCAAGCAACGGCACCATCAGCACGACCGGCCGCCACCAAGGCGGCGGTGCGATCGGCCCGACATCCTTCCACGCGTGATAGAGCAGCCAGACGCCGGTCAGCAGGACGATCGGGCCGTGCGCGCCCTGTTCGGTCGACCAGCTTTCGCGCGCGACCATCAACATCGTCGGCAACGCGATCGCCACGGCGCCGGCCGCCAGCACCAGTGCGGCCAACAGCGTCGGCCCCGACCACAAACCGGGACCTCGCGGCGCGATGGCGACCGTCGATCCGCCCGGTGCGCTGGTCACGGTGCCGTCCACGGAATCGACGATCACCGCCGCACGCTCTGGCGCATTATGGACATCGTCGGTCATCGGGCGTGGCACTTTGTCATGTCGTTCTGAACTTACCTGTCAGCCTCTAACGCTCAGTCGTAACTCTTCATCCCGTAGCGATCGCCGTAACCGTAGCCGTAGGGATCGGCGAACCCGCCCTTGTAGCGGTTCAGCACCGTGCCCAGGCACGGCGCGGGGTGCAGCAAGCGGACCGTTTCCTCGATCTGGCGCGCGGTCGACACGCCGTGGTCGACGACCAGCAGATACGCATCGAGATACTCCATGCACATGATCGCATCGTCGTCGGCGAACACCGGCGGCAAGTCGAAGATCATGAGGACGTCCTGCGGCATCGCGCGCAACTGTTCGATGAACGAGCGGAACCGGTCCGACGCCAGAAGTTCGCTCGACGGCGCCTCGCTGCGGATCGTCGGCACGATCACCAGCTTCGATTCGTTGATCCGGCAGGCGATGTCGCGGGGATTGTCGATCTTGCCTTCGAGATAGTCGCTCAGACCCTTGTCCGTCGGGTTCCCGAACGTATCCCAGATCGACCCGCGGCGGAGATCGAGATCGGCCAGCACCACCGTTGTCCCGGCGGTCGCCGCGAGGGCGGCCGCGAGATTGATCGACGTGAAGGTCTTGCCGGCGTCCGGCGTCGCGCTGGTGACGCCGATCATGCGCCAATTATTGCGCTTCATGATCTTCGTGACCTGCGCGCGCAGCAGATGGTAGGCGCGCGACCGGCGGTCGCGGTTGTTGAAACCGACGATCCGCTGGTCGTCGAGCATCTCACGCGACAGGTTGAGCTTCGCGAGCGGGTCGGCCGGCTGGAACAACGGGCGCGCCGTCGTCAGCACGCCGGATGCATTCGCCGCCCCCATGTCCGGTGCGATCGGGCTGTCGGTCATGCGGCGTCTTCTTCCTTGGGTCGGCGGCGGAACGGATTGCGAAAGACGCGCTGCCAGAATGAGGGGCGGTCGTCGGCCTTGCCGTCGCCGGCAATGATCGGGATGAGAGCGAGCGTCGGGCTGCCCGTGATCTGCGCGACGCGGCCCGGCGTGCGGATCGGCCGCAGCAGCATCTCGACCAACAACGCCAGCAGGACGCCCAGGCCGCCGCCGCCGATCACGCCGCCAGCAAAGATCAGCAGGCGATTGGGCGATGC
It contains:
- a CDS encoding CsgG/HfaB family protein, producing the protein MFRSSTATVVALAMCLSSGEALAQSKMAKPSSGQKLQEATMNDVPRCTRKLGTLSIVDGDDPRAWTQYSLAPPQKLLKVLVQRSGCFNLVDRGSGLQAAERERNIGGGLGLQRGSNVGNGQIKAADYVLIAEISGANSNVSGGGAGAAVGGIIGGGIGGLIGGIRSKKMEANTVLSLTNVRTTETIATEEGYAAKNSLGFAAGGGGFWGSGGAAAVGGGYDNTDIGKIITISFIQAYSKMVTSLGLVRPGDTGTAEAAPAKTFQAQRPVAMRVASLGTAKVIRTLPPGAIVYPTGNKNGLWWEVADENDNVGWVLNTGLAPTQ
- a CDS encoding FAD-dependent oxidoreductase, with the translated sequence MRHVAIIGSGPAGYYTAEACQKQFGDAVRVDIIDRLPVPYGLIRTGVAPDHQSIKGVSRRYEATALSDNVRFVGNVTVGKDVTIPELLDLYDAVVMATGAPADRPLGIPGDDLPGVVGSAAFVGWYNGHPDFADLAPVLSGPGAVVVGAGNVALDVARILAKTGEEFAGSDIVGHALDHLGTAAHETITILARRGPHQIAMTPKELGELGHLSRAAPHVAADDLPPEADDAPLEPGLRKSVTHLRNFATVDVAAKPITIDFDFYAMPVAIEGNGKVERVIVERTAIGADGGAHGTGETYAVPAALVVSCIGYRTPPIEGVPYDAKLGRFANVEGRIGPGLYAVGWARRGPTGTIGTNRPDGFLMAEHIAEDTIDDSGKAGRPGLDALLVERDTDVVTFRDWQKIEAAETAAARDGSPREKFTSIDAMLAARGG
- a CDS encoding acyltransferase family protein; the protein is MAIVTDGATRHQAEIPALDGLRALAITIVMCSHVGLQNVMPGQFGVTLFFFLSGYLITTLLRREFEQHGRISFRQFYLRRAVRILPPMYITIAFLAVLSLIGVIHPLSWIGVPFDLAFLTNYFSVSGVPIGLWSLAVEEHFYVAFPLLLWMLARRFSMAQCAIVLVGLCAIVLGVRLSEAQRVVDLKDINFWTHTRIDSILFGSILALWNNPVIDRKDVLPKGVAGYLLATALLLPTFTIRDEAFRQTYRYTIQGCGLLVLFNVAIRDTGVVAAALNNQLTRQIATLSYTLYLVHTGMIMAFSPADGTHPVAATLGAFAASIAYALAMHRWIERPLNNRRRQIEQSWRHDQTSVVSDAPQPENGA
- a CDS encoding peptidyl-prolyl cis-trans isomerase, yielding MTKFSSRRRGWLLLAVGAASLVAGCHSKPTGQVVATIDGDEITLTELNAELASMQIPAGADKKLVQNAALERIVERKVLAKAARTDGLDQNPEFIVRRQQLEDALLVQMLAKKVAGSMKAPAAGQVDKYMTDNSNMFAARTIYTVDQLQFDTPKRQDYVKGLAAAKTMDDVTKVLDSNGIKYQRGNAQMDSAMVPAPMMAQILKVPSGEPFVVPMGAKVAVSVITGNKPAPMTGDQVRPFATNAVRNAELGKMLQQRLAAEKAKVKIQYQPGFSAPPAGTPGAPGALPAPGGATPSN
- the epsI gene encoding exosortase-associated protein EpsI, V-type, whose product is MTDDGKPGFGPRVNRRAFIAGGAMLAASGAAMSRIPQPIAPAIASDKFNALVPDTIGSWHFQQTSGLVLPPEDALSARLYDNLVTRTYSDPAGQVIMLLIAYKNFQDGVLQIHRPEICYPAGGYTLSPTVATEIPLASDRVLPANAFSAIGNSRSEQVLYWTRIGEAFPVRWSEQRLAVLRANLARINPDGMLARVSMPNDDMASSRPLMIKFIEDLRNAAAPQLRRILFGPLA
- the xrtV gene encoding exosortase V is translated as MTDDVHNAPERAAVIVDSVDGTVTSAPGGSTVAIAPRGPGLWSGPTLLAALVLAAGAVAIALPTMLMVARESWSTEQGAHGPIVLLTGVWLLYHAWKDVGPIAPPPWWRPVVLMVPLLALYVVARISQIVEIEGYVMYAVLLTGAYAIVGGAVLRRLAFPLFYMAFVFPPPDTVVYALTLPMKIAITETAVWLLSLFGYPIGYTGVSIQIGQYQLLVAAACAGLNSIISLSVLATFYIYVRHAGNLARAAVLALFIIPVAMAANFVRVLILILLTYYAGEAAAQGFLHNFAGLTMFAAALLILFGIDSAVGPILGRIKSENNPAPVDAGGAAV
- a CDS encoding CpsD/CapB family tyrosine-protein kinase; translated protein: MTDSPIAPDMGAANASGVLTTARPLFQPADPLAKLNLSREMLDDQRIVGFNNRDRRSRAYHLLRAQVTKIMKRNNWRMIGVTSATPDAGKTFTSINLAAALAATAGTTVVLADLDLRRGSIWDTFGNPTDKGLSDYLEGKIDNPRDIACRINESKLVIVPTIRSEAPSSELLASDRFRSFIEQLRAMPQDVLMIFDLPPVFADDDAIMCMEYLDAYLLVVDHGVSTARQIEETVRLLHPAPCLGTVLNRYKGGFADPYGYGYGDRYGMKSYD